Genomic DNA from Alphaproteobacteria bacterium SS10:
ACCAGGTCCGTCTTCTCCCAAGAGAAGCCGCCATCAGCCTCTGGCTCACGGCCAAAGTGACCATAAGCAGCGGTGCGGGCATAGATTGGGCGGCTCAGCTTAAGGTGCTCACGGATGCCACGTGGGCTTAGATCCATCACATCCTGCAGGATGGCTGGCAGCTTGGTGTCGTCCACTTTCTCGGTGCCATGGGTATTCACATAAACCGAGAGCGGCTTGGAAACGCCAATCGCGTAGGAAAGCTGGATCGTGACGCGGTCGGCCAGATCAGCGGCGATCACGTTCTTGGCGAGGTAGCGCGCGGCATAGGCAGCTGAGCGGTCAACCTTCGTCGGATCCTTACCGGAGAAGGCACCACCACCGTGTGGTGCGGCACCGCCATAGGTGTCGACGATGATCTTACGACCGGTCAGGCCGGCATCACCATCCGGACCACCAATCACGAAGCGACCGGTTGGGTTCACATAGAACTCAGCATCCGGGCACATCCAACCCTCAGGCAGGATCTTCTCGACATGGGTGCGAACATATTCGCGGATTTCTTCCTGGCTGGCGCCTTCGGTGTGCTGGGTCGACACAACAACGGAGGTGGCGCCAACAGGTTGGCCATCGCGGTATTGCAGGGTGACCTGGCTCTTCGCGTCTGGGCCGAGGAAATCGACATCTTTGGCGTGGCGAGCAGTGGCCAGTGACCGAAGGATTTCGTGGGAATAGTAAATCGGCGCTGGCATCAGAACCGGCGTCTCACGGCAGGCATAACCGAACATGATGCCCTGGTCGCCCGCACCTTCATCCTTGTTGTCAGCCGCATTGGCATCAACACCGATGGCGATATCAGCAGATTGCTGGTGCACCCGGTTCAGGACTTCCGCGTTCTTCCAGTGGAAGCCGTCTTGCTCGTAACCGATGTCTTTGATCGCTTCGCGGGCCAGCTGCTCCATCAGCTCATGGGTCACGCTGTCCGGGCCGCGCACTTCACCGGCCAGGCCGACAAAGTTGGTGGTGGTCATGGTCTCAACCGCCACGCGGGAGAGCGGGTCAGCGCCGAGGAAGGCATCGACGATGGCGTCGGAGATGCGGTCACACACCTTATCTGGGTGACCTTCAGAGACAGACTCACTGGTGAAAAGGAAATCGCCCTGGCTCACGCTACTACTACCTTCTGCGGAGGCGGCTGGCTTGGATGGTGGGACAACAGTCATGGGCCAGAACTCCGCCGTTATTATGAATTGATTAGATGATGCGACGTCATCAACGAACGCTGATGAGAGGGTGGCTGTTGTGGCAAGCGTAGCCGCCAAGGTCAAGCATCAGGCGCCTGCCCAGCATAAGCTGTAAAAATTTAGGGTTGATAACCACAAGACATAGCCGGTTTGGCCGGGTCTTAAGCGCCTGTTTAGTCAGCCTTCGCCAGGGTGCGGGCGAGGTCTAGGATCCGGCGACGGACACCGGTATCGCCAATGCTGTAATAGGCCCGAACCAGGTCCAGGGTCTCTTTACGCGCCATTGGGTCATTGTCGAGCCGCGCCTGTGGTTCCTCACCGAAGCCGGCGACCGGCTCGGTCGTGGCTTCCCCGGGCCCCTCATAGATCGCGAGGACGTCGGCGGGCATATCATCGAAGAAGTAGTTTACCGAGACGTCGAGCAGGCGGCTCAAATGGAATAGGCGGCTGGCGCCGATCCGGTTGGCGCCGCGCTCATACTTCTGCACCTGCTGGAAGGTGAGGCCCAGGGCATCACCGAGCCGTTCCTGGCTCATGCCCAGTAGGGTCCGCCGCTGGCGCAGTCGCAGGCCCACATGCATGTCCACCGGGTGTGGACCGCTATCCTGTTTACGGGCACCACCAGATTGGGCTTGTCCTGGTTGATCCTGATCGAAAGGCATAAACGGCTCTATTGGGCTATTCGACGGGCGAATATCTGTTTGGTTTCCTACACTAACTGGGTTGCCCGTTGGCTTGCCGACCCCGGTACCCGGTCATGTTTTGGTTGGCTTAACTGATCGATACACGCTTTGCGTTAGGTCGCAGTTTTATTGGTGCTGCGTACCGTCACGACCGTTATCACGATCCAACCAATCAGCAAGATATAGAAAAACCACATCGGGGTGAAGTGAGATGCGTCATTCAGCTCACTCGATCCGTCTGGGGTGGCCCGATTGACCGGCTTTGGCAGCGGCATATCGAGGACATCGGCGGTGTTGATCGCACTCTGAACCAGCACCCGGCCATGGCCGTCGATGACCCCAGAGATGCCGGTATTGGCGACCCGAACAACCGGCAACCCAGTTTCAATCGCGCGCATTCTAGCGCTGAAGAAATGCTGATGTGGGCCAGCTGTGGCGCCGAACCAGGCATCATTGGTGACCGTCACAATCCAATCAGCCGACGATACGGCACCGCTGAAAAGCCCTGGAAAAATAACCTCATAGCAGACCATGGGCAGTGGCCGTGGCAGGCTGGGCGGCAGTAGCGGTGGTAGGTAGGTGGCGTCCAGGCGCTGGCCCGGGCTGAAATCAGAAGACCCAGCGGCAATCGCGTCCATACCCAGCGGGCGTAGGATCGAGCGGAGCGGTAGGAACTCACCAAACGGGACCAGCTTGACCTTGTCATACCGGCCCAGCGCATCCCCTGCCGCGTTCAGGGTGATCACACTGTTGTGATAGCGGAAGCCCCCTTCCTCATTATCGTTCTCTAGCGGCTCCCGATG
This window encodes:
- the metK gene encoding methionine adenosyltransferase — protein: MSQGDFLFTSESVSEGHPDKVCDRISDAIVDAFLGADPLSRVAVETMTTTNFVGLAGEVRGPDSVTHELMEQLAREAIKDIGYEQDGFHWKNAEVLNRVHQQSADIAIGVDANAADNKDEGAGDQGIMFGYACRETPVLMPAPIYYSHEILRSLATARHAKDVDFLGPDAKSQVTLQYRDGQPVGATSVVVSTQHTEGASQEEIREYVRTHVEKILPEGWMCPDAEFYVNPTGRFVIGGPDGDAGLTGRKIIVDTYGGAAPHGGGAFSGKDPTKVDRSAAYAARYLAKNVIAADLADRVTIQLSYAIGVSKPLSVYVNTHGTEKVDDTKLPAILQDVMDLSPRGIREHLKLSRPIYARTAAYGHFGREPEADGGFSWEKTDLVDQLKSAF
- a CDS encoding helix-turn-helix transcriptional regulator, whose product is MPFDQDQPGQAQSGGARKQDSGPHPVDMHVGLRLRQRRTLLGMSQERLGDALGLTFQQVQKYERGANRIGASRLFHLSRLLDVSVNYFFDDMPADVLAIYEGPGEATTEPVAGFGEEPQARLDNDPMARKETLDLVRAYYSIGDTGVRRRILDLARTLAKAD